The genomic DNA AAACAAACAGATTACTAAAGACGGAAACTTTGTGAATAATACGTTCATGGATGGTAAAGCTTACTTTTATAATGATAATGGCATACTCACGAGAATAGCTGTTTATAAAAACGGCGCATACATTGGCGATACACAAGTCGAAAAATAAGAAAGGAACCCGCAGATGCGGGTTTTTTTAATCTTAAAAAAGTATTTTCCTTAAATTTAAAAAATGAGTAAAGTGAAAAAAATTGATCTTGCCCTTCAGGGAGGAGGCGCACACGGTGCGTATACCTGGGGCGTGATAGATAGATTGCTGGATGATGAAAGAATCGAAATAGATGGAGTTTGCGGAACTAGCGCTGGCGCAATGAACGGCGTATGTACTGTATATGGAATTAAAAAAGGAGGCAAAAATTTAGCGAAGCATATATTGGTAAAATTTTGGCACCGCATTTCAGAAGTTGGCAAATTATCCGCCCCACAACCTTCCTGGTTAGATAAAATGGTTAGCCCCGGAAACATGGACTTTTCTCCCATGTACCGATTTTTTAATTTAACAGCCGAAACTTTATCTCCTTCACAATTCAATCCGTTAGGTTATAATCCACTTGAAAAAATATTAAATGATTTAATAGATTTTGAAGAGTTACAAAAATTAAATCCGCCAAAACTTTTTGTTTGCGCAACTAACGTAAAAACTTGCGAAGCTAAAGTTTTTGGCCCGACTGAAATCACTTCAAAAGCAATATTAGCCAGCGCGTGTTTACCGTATTTGTTTAAAGCCGTTGAAATTGATGGAGAGCATTATTGGGATG from Sphingobacteriaceae bacterium includes the following:
- a CDS encoding patatin-like phospholipase family protein, coding for MSKVKKIDLALQGGGAHGAYTWGVIDRLLDDERIEIDGVCGTSAGAMNGVCTVYGIKKGGKNLAKHILVKFWHRISEVGKLSAPQPSWLDKMVSPGNMDFSPMYRFFNLTAETLSPSQFNPLGYNPLEKILNDLIDFEELQKLNPPKLFVCATNVKTCEAKVFGPTEITSKAILASACLPYLFKAVEIDGEHYWDGGYMGNPPLWPLTQGTVETDDILLVKVNPFKINKVPENVEEIKDRVNEISFNSSLASEIKQLTFINNLIEKGINPDGDFKKINLHCLSADKNLEEFNLSSKLNTNWDFLMHLKNLGYQACDQWVKLNYDNIGNKSTFHI